One genomic window of Deltaproteobacteria bacterium includes the following:
- a CDS encoding GFA family protein produces MATNFKGSCLCGAVRYECNAEPLFMGNCHCRDCQKATGAAYDPCIGVPAAALKVTGAVKYHDTKADSGNTLSRGFCPECGSRLFAKTSAMPALGMITAATLDDPSQYKPSMDIFTSSAQPWDHMNPALPKFPKMPPMGG; encoded by the coding sequence ATGGCAACTAACTTCAAAGGAAGCTGTCTTTGCGGCGCAGTGCGCTATGAGTGCAATGCTGAACCGTTGTTTATGGGCAACTGCCATTGCCGCGATTGCCAGAAGGCAACCGGTGCGGCCTACGATCCTTGCATAGGCGTGCCCGCCGCAGCGTTGAAGGTCACAGGCGCTGTAAAGTATCACGACACCAAGGCGGATAGCGGCAACACGCTCAGCCGAGGCTTTTGCCCAGAGTGCGGCAGCCGTTTGTTCGCCAAGACCAGCGCCATGCCAGCCCTCGGCATGATTACGGCTGCCACCCTAGACGATCCCAGCCAGTACAAACCGAGCATGGATATATTTACCTCGAGCGCGCAGCCTTGGGATCATATGAATCCCGCACTGCCGAAATTTCCCAAGATGCCGCCGATGGGTGGGTAG
- a CDS encoding ABC transporter substrate-binding protein, producing the protein MSWLPWVVGGRPDMIDWARICARMLLIAISVSLLVAGAHAAERTKITLGYSTTGPTAVGLWMAKEIGAFGKYGVEPNLVFISSSPVMVPALLGGDVQCAIAGANAVIAAAAGGAPIVSVASLANRPYLRLWAQPEFSRTDELRGKTLGVSRFGATTDNLTRILLRRLGLENAVNIRQLGGTLEVGLAFRHRQIDGAVLATLRTDVPYRILVELADSGIQYSMGQLVVSRDFLRRSPETMEKVLRAYLEGVVVVRDGAQKERVVRTIASVTRLKEMKAVEEIYSDAAKYLDRIPRVEPEAVAATLELMGRKGLPLETFADNSILDRLVKEGFVDQLYKKR; encoded by the coding sequence ATGTCTTGGTTGCCGTGGGTCGTCGGCGGGAGACCTGACATGATCGACTGGGCAAGAATTTGCGCCCGAATGCTTCTCATCGCGATCAGCGTGAGCCTGCTAGTCGCCGGCGCGCACGCCGCGGAGCGCACCAAAATCACTCTTGGCTATTCAACCACCGGACCCACGGCGGTGGGTTTGTGGATGGCTAAGGAGATCGGCGCGTTCGGCAAGTACGGCGTTGAGCCAAACTTGGTTTTCATCTCATCGAGCCCGGTGATGGTGCCGGCGCTGCTCGGCGGCGATGTGCAGTGCGCCATCGCCGGCGCCAACGCGGTCATCGCAGCCGCCGCCGGTGGCGCGCCGATCGTCTCGGTGGCCAGCCTGGCCAATCGACCGTACCTGCGCTTGTGGGCGCAGCCGGAATTTAGCCGCACCGATGAGCTGCGTGGCAAGACGCTCGGGGTGTCGCGCTTCGGCGCCACCACCGACAATCTGACGCGCATTCTTTTGCGCCGCTTAGGTTTGGAGAACGCGGTCAATATTCGCCAGCTAGGCGGCACCCTCGAAGTGGGGCTGGCTTTTCGCCACCGCCAGATCGACGGCGCAGTGCTAGCGACGCTGCGCACCGACGTGCCTTATCGCATTCTAGTCGAGCTGGCTGACTCTGGCATTCAATATTCGATGGGCCAACTGGTGGTTTCACGGGACTTTTTGCGCCGTTCGCCAGAGACCATGGAGAAAGTCCTGCGCGCCTATCTCGAAGGGGTGGTGGTCGTGCGCGATGGCGCGCAAAAAGAGCGCGTCGTCCGTACGATCGCCAGCGTGACGCGGCTCAAAGAGATGAAAGCAGTGGAAGAAATCTACAGCGATGCGGCAAAGTATCTCGACCGCATCCCGCGTGTGGAGCCAGAAGCGGTAGCCGCGACATTGGAACTAATGGGCAGGAAGGGCTTGCCGCTGGAAACCTTCGCGGACAACTCGATCCTCGATCGGCTGGTCAAAGAAGGCTTTGTCGATCAACTCTACAAGAAACGTTGA
- a CDS encoding methyltransferase yields the protein MDSEMAVNIPYTAETGEPLVNETFGPNNIRRRNSGTQELKPMMLCNGRLFAERLSLEEQGFVFVEHRTKVTDFFAPEQLQKIYYPEIEELIKTQSGAARVVIFDHTLRSGNEAEREEKLIREPVLSAHNDYTEWSGPNRVREVLPDEADRLLARRFAIIQVWRAINQPIQANPLALADAKSIAPKDLVVAERRYPHRVGQTYRLKYRPEHRWYYFPQMRRDEAVVFKVFDSEKDGRARFTPHTSFDDPTTPPNAPARQSIEVRAFAFF from the coding sequence ATGGACTCCGAAATGGCGGTCAATATCCCATATACCGCTGAAACTGGCGAGCCATTGGTCAACGAGACCTTTGGCCCAAATAATATTCGCCGGCGCAATTCAGGCACCCAAGAGTTGAAACCGATGATGCTCTGCAACGGCCGGCTCTTTGCCGAGCGCTTATCGCTTGAAGAGCAAGGATTTGTTTTCGTTGAGCACAGAACCAAAGTGACGGATTTTTTCGCGCCCGAACAGCTGCAGAAGATTTACTATCCTGAAATCGAAGAACTGATAAAGACCCAGTCCGGTGCTGCGCGCGTGGTGATTTTCGATCATACGCTGCGCTCGGGGAATGAAGCGGAGCGCGAGGAAAAATTGATCCGCGAGCCGGTGCTGTCGGCGCATAACGATTACACCGAGTGGTCGGGGCCGAACCGTGTGCGCGAAGTTCTGCCTGACGAAGCGGACAGGCTGCTGGCGCGCCGCTTTGCGATCATCCAAGTGTGGCGCGCCATCAATCAACCGATTCAGGCTAACCCGTTGGCGCTGGCCGATGCGAAAAGTATCGCGCCGAAAGATTTGGTAGTCGCGGAGCGGCGCTATCCGCACCGGGTGGGGCAGACCTATCGATTGAAGTATCGCCCCGAACATCGCTGGTATTATTTCCCGCAGATGCGGCGCGACGAGGCGGTGGTATTTAAAGTCTTTGATTCAGAAAAGGACGGCCGGGCGCGGTTTACGCCGCACACTTCCTTCGATGATCCGACCACGCCGCCCAACGCGCCGGCGCGACAGAGTATCGAGGTGCGAGCTTTTGCGTTTTTTTGA
- a CDS encoding amidohydrolase, whose product MAIIDADAHVIESEHTWDYLRESENKFRPVMVASQDGRKQFWLIDRRPFERGPVSTELPAASSEMREVEARLRHMDQLGVDVQVLYPTVFLTPLTNRPEIEVALCRSYNRWIAELCSKSQKRLRWVATLPVLNMEDTLAETRFAADNGAVGLFIRGLVEDRLLSDAYFFPLYQLAAERNIAICIHASTGDFQWMNHFERESGFSLFKLPVLIAFHTLVYKGIPAMFPNLRFGFIEVKAQWVPYVIHELARRYKQHGLKSPSDIMRENHLYVACQTDDDLSYVLQYAGEDNIVIGSDYGHNDTSAEIEALKNIRRQGNVPATHIDKILYDNPKALYNL is encoded by the coding sequence ATGGCCATCATCGACGCCGACGCTCACGTTATTGAATCGGAACACACCTGGGACTACTTGCGAGAATCGGAAAACAAGTTTCGTCCGGTCATGGTCGCCAGCCAGGATGGCCGCAAACAATTTTGGTTAATCGATCGCCGGCCCTTTGAACGCGGTCCCGTCAGCACGGAACTGCCGGCCGCCTCCAGCGAGATGCGCGAGGTCGAAGCGCGCCTGCGCCACATGGACCAGTTGGGCGTCGATGTCCAGGTGCTTTACCCGACGGTCTTCTTAACCCCGCTGACCAATCGACCGGAAATCGAAGTCGCCTTGTGCCGCAGCTACAATCGCTGGATTGCTGAGCTGTGCAGCAAGAGCCAAAAGCGCTTGCGCTGGGTGGCGACGCTGCCGGTGCTCAACATGGAAGACACACTGGCCGAGACTCGCTTCGCCGCAGACAACGGCGCGGTCGGTTTGTTTATCCGCGGCTTGGTCGAAGATCGCTTGCTCAGCGACGCCTATTTCTTTCCGCTCTACCAGCTCGCCGCCGAGCGCAATATTGCGATCTGCATCCACGCCTCCACCGGAGACTTCCAATGGATGAATCATTTCGAGCGCGAGAGCGGCTTTTCGCTGTTTAAATTACCGGTGCTAATCGCCTTTCACACGCTGGTCTACAAGGGTATTCCCGCCATGTTTCCCAACTTGAGATTCGGTTTCATCGAAGTCAAAGCCCAATGGGTGCCCTACGTGATTCACGAGTTGGCACGCCGCTACAAACAGCATGGCCTGAAATCTCCGAGCGACATCATGCGCGAGAACCACCTTTACGTCGCCTGCCAAACCGACGACGATCTCAGTTATGTTTTGCAATACGCCGGCGAAGACAACATCGTCATCGGTTCGGACTACGGCCACAACGATACCTCCGCCGAAATCGAGGCGCTAAAAAACATCCGGCGCCAAGGCAATGTCCCGGCGACGCATATCGACAAGATTCTCTATGACAATCCTAAAGCGCTGTACAACCTCTGA